CCCTGCTTGGAAGGGACGGAGCGATTGGGAGGAATCGCTGGAGGAAACACGGAAGGCTCCTTACGCGAAGGCTTCCAACGGGAATCATACTTGGGCTGAAGTGCTTCAGGCTGACGAAGTGGCGTTGATGGCTGTTCCCGTTCCGTTTCAAAGGGCGCTCCGGAGCGAGGAGTGGGAAATAACCTTCTTTCTGGCAGAGCTTGTGGATGAGGTGCATACTGGGCTTGCAACAGATCAATCGAATATTTCATTTCCTTGAGCGTCTGATTCAGCGCATGTAGATTTTGCTCCGGTACCATCCGGTAAGGAAACCCCTGACACTGAAAACAGGGCTGTGGGTAACCATTCCCACCGTAGAACACATAACCATTCGGTCCGGTTGGTTTGATCACGGGATCACGCAGAACCGGCAATCTACCTGCCCGCAGAGTTTGATCCAGATCATCTACTAACAGATTTAAATCAGATAACGCCTGGTCCATGCCCTGAACTGGCGCATTTAAGATAATCATCCGGTGAATCTCGTCCGCCATTTCGTGAATGTCATAAGCTTTGTTAAACAGAGTACGTTGCCCTCTGATTCCGCGAAACTTCGTTCGAATTTCTCGGCACAGAGTATAGGAATCACGATTGAGCTTCCCGCCAATCAATTCCGGACTCAAAGTCTGCTGAGCGTACAGAGTACTATTCTCTATGACGACAAGGATCAACAGCGCCGCCAGACTCACCCGGTATAGGTATTGTTGAAACATCACATTCTCCCTTCATGTGGATAAAACCAGCTCACAGCTGGTGGCTCCTCTTTGCGATAGACTCTTCATTCTGAATGACTCTTACTAAGGCAAAGCATGTTCCTGAAATGGAAGATGGCAAACACGGCACCGATAAACACTTTCCCATAGAGTAGTTACTGCATAAAATTGTTTAACCAATAATCTGGACCGGAAACGGTTCCAGAGAAATCTGGTGCGATTTCGATGACAATCAGATCAATTTGATGCCCAGACGCATGTAAACTTGACTCGTAGTCCCGTTCATTCAATTGCCAAACTTCTCTGACTTCGGCACAATAACCGGGTATCGCGCAAATCAACCTTAAACAAAGCCCTTACAAATACTTCGGAAGATTCAGGATTCCATGCCCCTTACAACCAAAACTATTGGCCCGCTCACTTGCCAGATTTATGATGAACTTCCCCCCGGACAATCCCCGAAAATCATTTCCATTGTCAGCCACGGATTCGGTGCACCAGGAGATGATCTGGTCCCGTTCGGACCTGAAATTCTGGGCAGAACTCCTGCCCTCGCTGAGCAGGTTCGCTTTATTTTTCCAGCAGCACCTCTCTCCTTGATCGAGATGGGGATCCCCGGTGGTCGCGCCTGGTGGATGCTGGATATTGCAGAGTTGAATGCCTCCATTACCTCAGGAAAAATTCGGGACCAGAGAGACAAAACCCCCGATGGCTTTTTAGAAGCGGCTCAACAATTCCGAGAATTCGTCGATGAGCTACAAGCAGAATCGGGATTACCCCTCTCTCAGATTGTGCTGGCCGGTTTCTCACAAGGTTCGATCATCTCAACCGAAGTCGCCTTAAGCCTGCCTCAGCCACCGGCAGCACTGGTTCTCTGGTCAAGCACTCTGCTATGTGAACAGAGATGGACATCCATGGCGGCAAAATCAGAAAAGTTTCCCATTCAGCAAAGCCATGGCAAACAGGACCCCATTCTCCCGTTCGCAGGGGCAATCTGGCTGAAAGACATGTTCGAGCAAAATCAATTCACGGTTGATTTTTCCGAATTTATGGGTCCGCACACCATACCGGAAATTGCACTGGACAAATTTGGTACCCTACTGACTGATTTGACGAGCACAGACTGAATGAAGAACAGGTTAATCTGTGGAAACCCCTTATTTGTAAAGGCAATGCATTGAGACTGGTCCCTGCTCTAGACATAATACGAGATTATATATTTGTTTTCATTTTACCGCTGCAATTCGGCCTTATTGCGAATTGAAAGCGCTCTGTCATTCTCAAAAACTGATTCCTGAGATTCACGTTTCAACAGACGGAATCAGAAAAAAAACGCATGAAATCATCTCTTTTATTTCAAATCAATACGATCTTCTCATTGCTTCTGCTTGTACTCAATGCTGGCCAGCCCGCTCTTGCAGCAGAAGAAATACAGCCCGTTGAAGTGAAAAGTATCCAGGTCGGTTTTGATGGCCTCTATAAAGTTGGCCGCTGGGTTCCGGTGACTGTTGAACTGACGACGAATGTGCCGCTGGATCTGCAACTCTCTGTCGTTGCGCTGTCACCCGATGGCAACCCGACAGAAGTTCCCTCGAAAGTCTACTCACTCTCCGAAAAGGGTGATTTTCAGCTGTATTCCCAATTCAAATCCGGTTTACTCGACAGCCCGATTAAAATTCGGCTCCGCGATGTAAAAACACAATCGATCCTCCGTGAATTCACATATTCCCCCCAATCGTCTGCGAACAAATTCACGGCGGTCGACCTGGAGCAATCGGCAGAGCTCTGGGCAACGATCGGTTCGATTCCCGGATTCGATCCTGTTTCAAGCCAGGCATCGGAAACGATCGATCAAAACCAGAGCCAGTTCACCACGTTGATTTCAAACAAGTCCGTCTTGCCTGAAACCTCTTATGGTTATGACTCTCTCGATACATTAATAGTAGATTCAGATTATTCGGTCAGCGCTGATAAAAATCGGGCTATCCGAAACTGGGTCGCCAATGGAGGCCAACTCGTTGTTTGTGTCGGGAACGACGTGGAAGCCTATCAGAAAAGTGAATTTGCAAAATGGGTACCGGTGAAAGTCAGCGGTAAGAATCGAGTCCGAGAGTTAAGCAGCCTGGAATTATTTGCCGCTGTTCGTTCGCGGATTCGAGGTGTTGCGACAGCCGCCCGGATTGAAATCGATGCCGGCGAGGTCCTGGCTACTTCCCTGGATGGACCACTGCTGGTTCGGGTCCCCTTCGGACTGGGTGTTGTCACATTTCTTGCTCTGGATTTGAATACCAGCCCCCTCGTCAACTGGGAAGGTTTGAATAATCTTTGTACGAAACTCGCGACCAGAACCAGGCAGACTGCTTCCAGCGTTCAAAAGAATGATACGCTAGGCAAACGAATTTCACAGACCGGCATTTCTGAAATGGAAACGCAGGTTATCCACTCACAGCAGAATTTTCCGGATGTCAACAGACCCTCTCACTGGTGGGTTATGGCGCTGGTTCTGTTTTATCTCCTGGTGGTGGGACCGCTCGATTATTTTCTGGTCCATCGCATTCTGAAGAAACCGCATATTACCTGGATCTCGTTCCCGGTCATTGTTTTGCTGGCAGCCGTCTGGGGAATCACCACCGCCCAAAATGACAATGGCACTACCCTGCAGTCAACTCAGCTTAACCTCGTTGACTACGATGCCTCAACCGGTCAACTGCGAGGGCGTTTTTACCTGAATTTATACAGTCCCGAAATGCGTCGGTATCAGGTCAATGTTGCTTCAACTTCTCCTGGAACACA
This genomic interval from Gimesia alba contains the following:
- a CDS encoding alpha/beta hydrolase; the encoded protein is MPLTTKTIGPLTCQIYDELPPGQSPKIISIVSHGFGAPGDDLVPFGPEILGRTPALAEQVRFIFPAAPLSLIEMGIPGGRAWWMLDIAELNASITSGKIRDQRDKTPDGFLEAAQQFREFVDELQAESGLPLSQIVLAGFSQGSIISTEVALSLPQPPAALVLWSSTLLCEQRWTSMAAKSEKFPIQQSHGKQDPILPFAGAIWLKDMFEQNQFTVDFSEFMGPHTIPEIALDKFGTLLTDLTSTD